In Ferroplasma sp., a single window of DNA contains:
- a CDS encoding glycosyltransferase family A protein, with protein sequence MSFCLPHYDIAKSHFKFTAKKLHYRKKFILNAVKSVLSQKIPESNYELIVIKNYNDKMIDSFLDKNGIKNIYSHDKSLGGKINQAIKISTGEIIAFLEDDDAFLEGKLEYVYSLFIKNQNLVYYHNQYKPVNEKYEPIVYRNNFPDFNMSCISIRKDIIESNKIAGLTDSLDTFMYLSAVESGKRILADKQKLTIYMVHNSASNNFSPDINDFNASRLEYINKVIETYNTFTGFFTTKNAQKYLEAQITYYGILRFIYNHQYITVNIINFLIYSKNGFRNKAKHILIYLFLRLSKRRYRKYIQNRIYKESLRII encoded by the coding sequence TTGTCATTTTGTTTACCTCATTATGATATTGCAAAGAGTCATTTTAAATTTACAGCAAAAAAATTACATTATCGAAAAAAATTTATTTTAAATGCAGTTAAAAGTGTTTTAAGCCAGAAGATACCAGAAAGTAACTATGAGTTGATTGTCATCAAAAACTATAATGATAAAATGATTGATAGTTTTCTGGATAAAAATGGGATAAAAAATATTTACAGCCATGATAAATCACTGGGTGGCAAAATAAATCAGGCAATTAAAATTTCCACCGGGGAAATAATTGCTTTCCTTGAAGATGATGACGCCTTCCTTGAGGGCAAATTGGAATATGTATATTCTTTATTTATAAAGAATCAAAATCTTGTATATTACCACAATCAGTATAAGCCGGTCAACGAGAAATATGAACCCATAGTATACAGGAATAATTTCCCGGACTTTAATATGTCATGCATTTCCATAAGAAAAGATATAATAGAATCTAATAAGATTGCTGGGCTAACGGATTCCCTTGATACATTTATGTATTTAAGTGCAGTTGAATCAGGAAAACGTATTTTAGCAGATAAACAAAAGTTAACTATTTATATGGTTCATAACAGTGCCAGCAATAATTTTTCTCCTGATATAAATGATTTTAATGCCTCCAGGTTGGAATATATAAACAAGGTGATTGAAACTTATAATACATTCACTGGTTTTTTTACGACTAAAAATGCTCAGAAATATCTTGAAGCCCAGATCACCTATTATGGAATATTAAGATTTATCTATAATCATCAATATATCACTGTTAATATAATAAATTTTTTAATCTACAGCAAAAATGGATTCAGAAATAAAGCAAAACATATCCTGATATATTTATTTTTAAGATTATCAAAAAGGCGTTACAGAAAATATATTCAAAACAGGATTTACAAAGAATCTCTGAGGATCATATAA
- a CDS encoding 3-hydroxyacyl-CoA dehydrogenase family protein, with amino-acid sequence MIEKIGIIGAGAMGSSIAEVFAYNGYTVYLKDQNLDYVNKGINHARKVLEDFQNYANSLPEKEIKRIEKNGIELNEQQKSTIEKNLLKKIDIDKIISRIHPVESYDDLAQCGIIIEAVFERQDIKNDLFKELSKSIGENTIVASNTSSLSITEMASNYKYPENAVIVHFFNPPYTMPLVEIVPAIQTSEKTVEAAYELISGLRNHRETMVPVKAKERSGFIVNRILIEVINEAIKIVDEGIADEKSVDIAMKKGAGFPMGPFELGDYVGLDIVYDVLKSFNKAYGDAYIPPERLKNMVIAGYLGRKTGKGFYIYK; translated from the coding sequence TTGATAGAAAAAATAGGCATAATAGGAGCAGGAGCAATGGGTTCATCCATAGCAGAGGTTTTTGCATACAACGGATATACCGTTTACCTCAAGGACCAGAATTTAGATTATGTAAATAAGGGAATAAATCATGCCAGAAAGGTTTTGGAGGACTTCCAGAACTATGCAAACTCACTTCCTGAAAAGGAAATAAAAAGAATAGAAAAGAATGGCATTGAGCTCAATGAACAGCAGAAGAGCACAATTGAAAAAAACCTGTTAAAGAAAATAGACATTGATAAAATTATTTCCAGGATACATCCCGTAGAATCCTATGATGACCTTGCCCAGTGCGGCATTATTATAGAGGCTGTGTTTGAAAGGCAGGATATTAAGAACGACCTTTTCAAAGAATTATCGAAATCTATCGGTGAAAATACAATAGTTGCATCAAATACATCATCATTGAGCATAACCGAAATGGCATCAAATTATAAATACCCGGAAAATGCAGTGATAGTACATTTCTTCAATCCGCCGTATACAATGCCACTGGTAGAAATCGTGCCGGCGATACAGACATCTGAGAAGACTGTGGAGGCTGCATATGAACTTATCTCAGGATTAAGAAACCACAGGGAAACAATGGTTCCTGTAAAGGCAAAGGAGAGGTCGGGATTCATAGTAAACAGGATACTCATAGAGGTAATCAATGAGGCTATAAAAATAGTTGATGAGGGAATAGCCGATGAAAAATCTGTGGATATAGCAATGAAGAAGGGTGCAGGATTCCCAATGGGGCCCTTTGAGCTCGGAGACTATGTTGGCCTTGACATAGTATATGATGTCCTGAAATCATTCAATAAGGCATACGGTGATGCTTACATACCGCCTGAAAGGCTCAAGAATATGGTTATAGCCGGATACCTCGGCAGAAAGACGGGAAAGGGCTTTTACATTTATAAATAA
- a CDS encoding HAD hydrolase-like protein has translation MAKLLLFDIDGTLMEESPTHTASFNYVCSSIYGVTTDIDSFPRHGMTDTGILYGLLKKENVEDDQIRNGMKKAFSAMAEYVSANLKPDDYKLLENVGHILERLHNTTYSLGILTGNLQAIASLRLEKAGISSYFVTGGYGDDSRVRSELVNYAIERFGKSIEREDIYLIGDTPLDIRAARDASVNAIAVATGVYKASDLTGSDLVFNNFKEEKKLMDFLKI, from the coding sequence ATGGCAAAATTATTGTTATTTGATATTGATGGAACATTAATGGAGGAATCCCCAACACATACTGCATCATTCAATTATGTATGCAGCTCTATTTACGGTGTCACAACGGATATAGATTCTTTTCCAAGGCATGGAATGACCGATACAGGAATACTGTATGGTCTCTTAAAAAAGGAAAATGTTGAGGATGACCAGATAAGGAATGGAATGAAAAAAGCCTTCTCGGCAATGGCTGAATACGTTTCTGCGAATCTGAAACCTGACGACTACAAGCTCCTGGAAAACGTTGGCCATATCCTTGAAAGGCTTCATAATACCACATACAGTTTGGGAATTCTTACAGGAAATCTACAGGCAATAGCCTCTCTCAGGCTTGAGAAGGCTGGCATATCATCATACTTTGTGACCGGTGGCTATGGAGATGACAGCAGGGTAAGATCAGAACTTGTAAACTATGCCATAGAAAGATTTGGTAAATCCATTGAAAGGGAGGATATCTACCTAATAGGGGATACACCGCTGGATATAAGAGCTGCAAGGGATGCATCTGTGAATGCAATAGCAGTGGCAACCGGAGTGTACAAAGCCTCTGATTTAACAGGGTCAGACCTTGTGTTTAATAATTTCAAGGAAGAAAAAAAATTAATGGATTTTTTAAAAATTTAG
- a CDS encoding helix-turn-helix domain-containing protein: MKQNVANACMIYDNGKTICIDPSLPLFRLIGKRYTMFILGVIGNNKTRKNFNDIVKSIPGASRTIIATRIKDLIAAGIIKRCVNEIVYYELTELGYKIRNGIICFLNEVE, from the coding sequence ATGAAACAGAACGTTGCAAATGCCTGTATGATATATGATAATGGAAAAACAATATGCATTGACCCATCACTGCCATTGTTCCGCTTAATAGGAAAAAGATATACAATGTTTATTCTAGGTGTAATAGGAAATAATAAAACAAGAAAAAATTTTAATGATATTGTTAAATCAATTCCGGGTGCCAGCAGGACTATTATTGCAACACGGATTAAGGACCTTATAGCGGCAGGTATAATTAAAAGATGTGTTAACGAAATTGTATACTATGAACTAACTGAATTAGGCTATAAAATAAGGAATGGAATAATTTGCTTTTTGAATGAAGTAGAATAA
- a CDS encoding aldo/keto reductase, whose amino-acid sequence MKYVNLGNTGVKVSVIGIGTWHLPGSGRYNEQGIEYVDNETFARIFKKAYDSGINFYDTANIYHGRVEHNEDCIECTGNSEKILGKIIKNYERESLVISTKVRGPMAGYINSSGLSRKHIMSQIKESLNRLNTDYVDLYQFHWSDNEVPLIETLKTMSHIVDLDYSRYIGMSNVNATDISDFMHLSERYNLNFFSTIQEPYNILNRNIEDNKLIYARKYGLGLLAYTPLDQGILTGKYLQDYDKSSRITYYPELKKEIERTEIKVKPLKELADNKGVTLSQLSIAWLLKMSEKLGIRVIPLLGITKIQHLADNLEAINVSLKEEDMKYINEIYLNNA is encoded by the coding sequence ATGAAATACGTAAATTTAGGCAATACTGGAGTTAAAGTTTCAGTTATTGGAATAGGCACATGGCATTTGCCAGGTTCTGGCAGATACAATGAGCAGGGAATTGAATATGTTGATAATGAGACATTTGCTAGGATTTTCAAAAAGGCATACGACTCTGGAATAAATTTTTATGATACTGCAAACATTTACCATGGCAGGGTGGAGCATAACGAGGATTGTATTGAATGCACTGGGAACTCTGAAAAAATTCTTGGCAAAATAATAAAGAATTATGAACGGGAGTCGCTTGTTATTTCCACAAAGGTTAGGGGACCTATGGCGGGATATATCAATTCATCAGGGTTATCGAGAAAACATATAATGAGCCAGATAAAAGAATCCCTGAATAGATTAAATACAGATTATGTCGATCTATATCAATTTCACTGGTCAGATAATGAAGTTCCGCTAATAGAGACCCTGAAAACTATGAGCCATATTGTAGATCTAGATTACTCAAGATATATTGGTATGAGCAATGTTAATGCGACTGATATAAGTGACTTCATGCATCTATCTGAAAGATATAACCTGAATTTCTTCTCCACAATTCAGGAACCCTATAATATACTGAACCGCAATATAGAGGATAACAAATTAATTTATGCAAGAAAATACGGTCTTGGACTGTTGGCATATACACCACTGGACCAGGGAATCCTTACAGGAAAATATTTACAGGACTATGATAAAAGCTCAAGGATAACTTATTATCCCGAGCTCAAAAAGGAGATAGAAAGAACAGAGATAAAGGTAAAGCCGCTGAAAGAATTAGCAGATAATAAGGGGGTAACGTTATCACAACTTTCTATAGCATGGCTTCTAAAAATGTCAGAAAAATTGGGAATAAGGGTAATTCCCCTTCTAGGGATAACAAAAATACAACACCTTGCGGATAATTTAGAGGCTATAAATGTCAGTTTAAAGGAGGAGGATATGAAATATATAAATGAGATTTATTTGAACAATGCTTAA
- a CDS encoding ABC transporter substrate-binding protein, translating to MKNPQDGSLKPKNNFWVKVIAVIIVIAVVGAVIAIELPHLLPKKVSEQTLQTYPGPSGPVNSDHLLGGCVIAEANTTGLTTSDVQAMDQFVQYMLSPHVEFAGESATGFIPISSSNTSESITHFYTGSTQVDITYFTSVSPSDFSAYYKGVVSAFNAKYSNIKVTAVDETATSIVSDIESDVASGHVGPVVTSIDNLDVGILAYGSYNGHSYLMNINSTVSGGVQTLMPNNVIPSIVNLTNYEGKIFAGSIPFITEIINTPLVWIDQTALKAAGINQEPQNYTALLNDAKILDKKYGRGMINFQGHGGASTATELYQFFVQFGGNPVTFNSTNDVSAMYYIYNLSKYFSPEYKTSYWATYKGLAANKYTMMDYQWPGSVDTSTVGMNTTDLSGNNSVLNVSLKAISEGVFIRDPVPWIGEWQTLMDSAWTTIITSGHSQNYTTIASALATANSSMYSYLLSNYNYTVAQEYEQGMYKPIIV from the coding sequence ATGAAAAATCCACAAGACGGATCATTAAAACCTAAAAATAACTTTTGGGTGAAGGTGATTGCAGTTATAATTGTGATAGCTGTGGTAGGCGCAGTTATTGCAATAGAACTGCCGCACTTATTGCCTAAGAAAGTATCAGAACAGACGCTGCAGACATATCCGGGACCAAGCGGCCCGGTAAATTCAGACCACTTACTGGGAGGATGCGTTATTGCTGAGGCTAATACAACCGGATTGACTACAAGTGATGTACAGGCAATGGACCAATTCGTGCAGTACATGCTATCCCCACATGTTGAATTCGCAGGCGAGAGCGCCACCGGCTTTATACCCATAAGCAGCAGCAATACAAGCGAAAGTATAACTCATTTCTATACAGGTTCTACACAGGTTGATATAACATATTTCACCAGCGTATCTCCCTCAGATTTCTCGGCATACTATAAGGGTGTGGTAAGCGCATTCAATGCTAAATATAGCAACATAAAGGTAACTGCAGTAGACGAGACTGCAACTTCCATAGTGTCTGATATAGAATCTGATGTGGCATCCGGGCATGTTGGGCCAGTGGTCACAAGCATAGATAACCTTGATGTGGGAATCCTTGCATACGGTTCATACAACGGCCATTCATACCTGATGAATATAAACAGTACTGTATCTGGAGGGGTACAAACACTGATGCCAAATAACGTAATTCCATCCATAGTTAACCTGACCAACTACGAGGGCAAAATATTCGCAGGTTCCATACCATTCATAACAGAAATCATAAATACGCCTCTTGTGTGGATAGACCAGACAGCACTTAAGGCAGCCGGCATAAACCAGGAGCCGCAGAATTACACAGCATTACTAAATGACGCAAAAATACTGGATAAAAAGTATGGCAGGGGAATGATCAACTTCCAGGGACATGGAGGAGCCAGCACTGCAACGGAATTATACCAGTTCTTTGTGCAGTTTGGAGGAAACCCGGTGACATTCAACTCTACCAACGATGTAAGTGCAATGTATTACATATATAATTTAAGCAAGTATTTCAGCCCTGAGTACAAAACATCATACTGGGCAACATACAAGGGACTAGCAGCGAATAAATACACTATGATGGACTACCAATGGCCGGGATCAGTTGATACAAGTACTGTAGGTATGAATACAACAGACCTGAGTGGAAACAACTCTGTATTAAATGTATCATTGAAGGCCATAAGCGAGGGTGTATTCATAAGGGATCCGGTGCCATGGATAGGAGAATGGCAGACATTGATGGATTCAGCCTGGACAACTATTATAACCAGCGGTCATTCACAGAATTATACCACGATTGCGAGCGCCCTTGCAACAGCCAACTCATCAATGTACTCATACCTGCTGAGCAATTACAATTACACTGTTGCCCAGGAATACGAACAGGGAATGTACAAACCTATAATTGTATAA
- a CDS encoding carbohydrate ABC transporter permease: MFMHRYRNYRYMVYVLPALAYVAVLSFFPAASVVFYSFKTPRGVYSISNYEAISKAGLLTSIGNTVIVSFGALLIQLFFAILIANILIKSLKGNKLFSTIFILPYGISTVVSAFIFSLIFSPVGGFANSTLYSLGIHSVDWYSTKYSSMGVVMFADFWKNTPLVALILMGGMSTIPPSLNEAASVDGAGSLRRFIHITLPNLAPFIAIALLIRGVSEFNIFALPLILIGYHPSLINTLVYEYFIYSSTTYYSYAAASVLLAIIVVFAFIIIKFGGAKQYEK; the protein is encoded by the coding sequence ATGTTTATGCATAGATATAGGAATTATAGATACATGGTCTATGTGCTGCCTGCATTGGCATATGTTGCAGTACTTTCCTTTTTCCCTGCGGCTTCCGTTGTTTTTTACAGCTTTAAAACGCCCAGGGGCGTTTATTCTATCTCAAATTATGAGGCAATAAGCAAGGCAGGTCTTTTGACTTCAATAGGAAATACGGTTATTGTAAGCTTTGGTGCCCTGCTGATTCAGCTTTTTTTCGCCATATTAATTGCTAATATCCTGATCAAGTCACTTAAGGGAAACAAACTATTTTCTACAATATTCATACTTCCATACGGGATATCCACAGTCGTTTCAGCGTTTATATTTTCCCTCATATTTAGCCCTGTTGGCGGGTTTGCAAATTCAACCCTTTACTCCCTCGGAATTCATAGTGTTGACTGGTATTCCACCAAATACTCTTCAATGGGGGTTGTAATGTTTGCAGATTTCTGGAAAAACACACCACTTGTGGCGCTTATACTCATGGGCGGAATGTCCACCATACCACCAAGCCTCAATGAGGCGGCCAGCGTTGACGGTGCAGGTTCCCTCAGGAGGTTTATACATATTACCCTTCCCAATCTGGCACCATTTATTGCAATCGCCCTGCTCATAAGAGGTGTTAGTGAATTTAATATATTTGCCCTGCCACTGATACTGATAGGGTATCACCCATCCCTGATAAACACGCTTGTCTATGAGTACTTTATATATTCTTCCACAACATACTATTCCTATGCTGCAGCTTCAGTTCTCCTTGCCATAATAGTTGTATTTGCCTTTATAATAATAAAATTTGGAGGTGCAAAACAGTATGAAAAATAA
- a CDS encoding carbohydrate ABC transporter permease translates to MKNKNMPSYIIAIILAVIFIYPLYILILIAFEPISLTFDRLYPYQLPFIFTLKNFEASIKDLSLIKPVIRSIIVAFTVGILAIALATPAGYGLNKLAARFSNKIIMLMFVVNMMPAIVIAIPISVYFIKVGLYNNIFGIALAQELVVLPISVFIMLGGFRALPQDIENQAMVDGASIFHSFRNVILPLIKIPLLISFLLAWMTSWDEFTYAVIISPVNPTFPVSLYDYVSRGEPFIASSFALLVTIPVIVIVVVLQKYLKGEYLSGGMKI, encoded by the coding sequence ATGAAAAATAAAAATATGCCATCATATATAATTGCAATAATTCTGGCAGTTATTTTCATCTACCCGCTCTATATATTGATACTCATAGCATTTGAGCCCATAAGCCTGACATTTGACAGGCTGTATCCTTACCAGCTGCCCTTTATATTCACACTTAAAAACTTTGAGGCTTCCATTAAGGATCTTTCCCTGATAAAACCCGTAATAAGAAGTATTATTGTCGCATTTACCGTAGGTATCCTGGCCATTGCCCTTGCAACCCCTGCAGGTTATGGACTGAACAAACTTGCAGCAAGGTTTTCCAATAAAATCATTATGCTAATGTTTGTTGTAAATATGATGCCTGCAATAGTAATAGCCATACCTATTTCAGTATATTTCATTAAGGTGGGACTCTATAATAATATATTTGGTATAGCGCTGGCCCAGGAACTTGTGGTCCTGCCCATATCTGTATTCATAATGCTTGGTGGCTTCCGTGCACTACCGCAGGATATCGAAAACCAGGCAATGGTTGATGGCGCATCCATATTTCATTCATTCAGAAACGTAATACTGCCGCTGATAAAAATACCATTGCTCATATCATTTTTGCTGGCATGGATGACCTCATGGGATGAATTTACATATGCTGTGATAATATCCCCGGTTAATCCAACATTCCCGGTTAGCCTTTATGACTATGTAAGCCGGGGAGAGCCTTTCATAGCCTCAAGCTTTGCATTGCTGGTTACCATTCCGGTAATTGTAATAGTTGTGGTACTGCAGAAATATCTAAAGGGAGAATATTTAAGTGGAGGGATGAAAATATGA
- a CDS encoding ABC transporter ATP-binding protein, with amino-acid sequence MKYKLELVDLEKSFSNKKVLDKLNLKVIDGEFLVVLGPSGEGKSTLLRTIVGIENLDSGKIIVNGTDVTFKPPNKRNIAMVFQNYALYPNMTAYENIAFPLKMARTDRNSIRSKVDQVAKLLNIEPQLNINVTRLSGGQQQRVAIARALVRDPALFLLDEPLSNLDARVRYTSRQELKRLQKELSHTFVYVTHDQVEASNLADRVAVLHNGVIEQIGPYNELYEKPNTQWVGDFIGTYPMNFIPGDLMGYPDSTIGFRTRWVSEGNDITAKVTLIENSEGNYFVHCKTGDSDIVIRTDTKYNVDDTISFGLERFNIYKNGVLEEIKSGNSVASSGINDVDN; translated from the coding sequence ATGAAATATAAACTGGAACTTGTAGACCTTGAAAAATCCTTTTCGAATAAAAAGGTGCTGGATAAATTGAATTTAAAAGTGATAGACGGTGAATTCTTAGTAGTCCTTGGGCCATCCGGCGAGGGTAAATCAACCCTCTTGAGGACAATAGTCGGAATAGAAAACCTGGACAGCGGAAAAATAATTGTGAATGGAACTGATGTAACATTCAAGCCACCAAATAAGCGTAATATAGCCATGGTTTTCCAGAATTATGCGTTATACCCAAATATGACTGCATACGAAAACATAGCATTTCCCTTGAAAATGGCCAGGACAGACAGGAACAGTATCAGATCAAAGGTAGACCAGGTAGCCAAATTGCTCAATATAGAGCCACAGCTCAATATTAACGTAACCAGACTCAGCGGGGGACAGCAGCAGAGGGTTGCCATAGCCAGGGCACTGGTAAGGGACCCTGCACTGTTCCTTCTGGATGAGCCATTAAGCAATCTCGATGCCAGGGTAAGGTACACATCAAGACAGGAATTGAAGAGGCTGCAGAAAGAGCTTAGCCATACATTTGTCTATGTTACCCATGACCAAGTAGAGGCTTCGAATCTGGCAGATCGCGTTGCCGTGCTCCATAACGGTGTCATAGAGCAGATAGGCCCCTACAATGAACTTTATGAAAAACCGAATACACAGTGGGTAGGTGATTTCATCGGCACATACCCCATGAATTTCATACCCGGTGATTTAATGGGATACCCTGATAGTACGATAGGCTTCAGGACAAGATGGGTATCTGAGGGGAACGATATAACCGCTAAGGTTACATTAATAGAAAATTCTGAAGGAAATTATTTCGTACACTGCAAAACCGGTGATAGCGATATTGTAATCAGAACGGATACAAAATACAATGTGGATGATACCATTTCATTCGGGCTGGAAAGATTCAATATTTATAAGAATGGTGTGCTCGAGGAAATTAAATCTGGAAACAGTGTTGCCAGTTCAGGGATAAACGACGTGGACAATTAG
- a CDS encoding amylo-alpha-1,6-glucosidase, which yields MQENFKVIRKRLVEYVNMLMSENGYMYAGYPRFMELFGRDSIISAVELFHLYPEILKKTLISLAGQQGKVYNAETGEEPGKIPHELANPETFRYYPEKEKWVKPNVPLYYSVDSTPLFVFACELYIKNTNDSDFLNYIRAYMDRAVSMMIKKSQKTGFLTYNASEIENRLATQGWMDGSWGIYGKLSGDIALIEVQGYFYQSLKIYNELFPGNPVAKVIADRLNFMENYIDPYFWMEDQEYYSPAVFFSGKDRERIDTVSSSAGHLLLTEIVSRNRKKSMVKRIFQDDMATPWGIRTISSESKCFDPYKYQSGSIWPHDNWIILHGLRHSGFNEEAELLESYILNAISSVKYPYEYYSVDLNNNIINMEMLEVPPCMPQAWSTGAFIGVLDNKS from the coding sequence ATGCAGGAAAATTTTAAGGTTATCCGTAAACGCCTTGTAGAATACGTCAATATGCTCATGTCAGAAAATGGTTACATGTATGCCGGATATCCAAGATTCATGGAACTCTTTGGCAGGGATTCAATTATTTCTGCAGTGGAGCTGTTCCACCTGTATCCTGAAATACTTAAAAAAACATTGATATCACTGGCAGGGCAGCAGGGAAAAGTATACAATGCAGAAACAGGTGAGGAACCCGGTAAAATACCCCATGAGCTTGCTAACCCTGAAACTTTTAGATACTATCCAGAAAAGGAAAAATGGGTTAAGCCAAACGTTCCGTTATATTATTCGGTGGATAGCACACCGCTCTTCGTATTTGCATGTGAATTATATATAAAAAATACGAATGACAGTGACTTTTTGAATTATATCCGGGCTTACATGGATAGGGCAGTTTCCATGATGATTAAAAAATCACAAAAAACCGGGTTTCTGACATATAATGCCTCAGAAATAGAAAACAGGCTGGCAACCCAGGGATGGATGGACGGATCGTGGGGCATATACGGAAAATTATCAGGAGATATTGCGCTTATCGAGGTTCAGGGATATTTTTACCAAAGCCTGAAAATATACAATGAGTTATTTCCTGGAAATCCAGTTGCAAAAGTCATAGCAGACCGCCTTAATTTCATGGAGAATTATATTGATCCATATTTCTGGATGGAGGATCAGGAGTATTATTCCCCTGCAGTCTTTTTTTCCGGTAAGGACAGGGAAAGAATTGATACAGTATCCTCCAGTGCAGGGCATCTCCTCCTTACAGAAATTGTAAGCAGAAACAGGAAAAAAAGCATGGTCAAAAGGATTTTCCAGGATGATATGGCAACACCATGGGGAATAAGGACAATATCATCAGAAAGCAAATGCTTTGATCCCTATAAGTACCAGTCAGGAAGCATATGGCCACATGATAACTGGATAATATTACATGGACTGAGGCACTCAGGTTTTAATGAAGAGGCAGAATTATTAGAGAGTTATATTTTAAATGCCATATCATCTGTAAAATATCCCTATGAATACTATTCGGTGGATCTGAATAATAATATAATAAATATGGAGATGCTCGAGGTTCCTCCCTGCATGCCTCAGGCGTGGAGTACAGGAGCCTTTATAGGAGTACTGGATAATAAATCCTAA